A part of Thermodesulfobacteriota bacterium genomic DNA contains:
- the typA gene encoding translational GTPase TypA, giving the protein MTFRDDLRNLAIIAHVDHGKTTLVDAMLWQSGVFRSNERVAARVMDRMDLEREKGITIMAKNAAITYRGVKINIVDTPGHADFGGEVERILNMVDGVLLLVDAAEGPLPQTRFVLGKALAAGLPPIVVINKIDRPDRRIQEVLNEVYDLFIDLDATEEQLELPILYTNAKAGIALTDPEGSGTDLEPLFEAILTAVPPPRFDPVKPLQFLVTTLDYSDFVGRIAVGKVVSGQLRRGQEVLLVGGDRRTPARVSLVYTFNDLERQEGEVVQAGDIAAVAGIPSVFIGDTLTDPADPRPLPGIRVEEPTLAMIFSVNSSPLAGRDGKFLTSRHLRERLDKELRHNVSIRVEDAEGRDAFRVSARGELQLAVLVEMMRREGFELSISKPQVITRQSDAGLEEPMEQAVVDLPEEYVGIVTEKLGSRRGRMTRMINHGSGRVRLEFEVPSRGLIGFRSQFLTDTRGTGILHTLFVGYGPHAGPLAGRPNGVLVSDRAGRAVTYAIYHLQPRGVIFVNPGDPVYDGMIVGENSRADDMRVNITKEKKLTNMRAAGSDEALRLVPPRRFTLEQAMEYIAEDELVEVTPGAIRLRKRELGR; this is encoded by the coding sequence ATGACCTTCCGCGACGACCTGCGCAATCTGGCCATCATCGCCCACGTCGACCATGGCAAGACCACCCTGGTGGACGCCATGCTCTGGCAGAGCGGCGTCTTCCGGTCCAACGAGCGGGTGGCTGCCCGGGTGATGGACCGCATGGACCTGGAGCGGGAGAAGGGCATCACCATCATGGCCAAGAACGCGGCCATCACCTACCGGGGGGTGAAGATCAACATCGTCGACACCCCAGGCCATGCCGATTTCGGCGGTGAGGTGGAGCGGATTCTCAACATGGTGGATGGGGTGCTGCTCCTGGTGGATGCCGCGGAGGGCCCCCTGCCCCAGACCCGTTTTGTTCTCGGCAAGGCCCTGGCCGCCGGCCTGCCTCCCATCGTGGTCATCAACAAGATCGATCGGCCGGATCGGCGGATCCAGGAGGTGCTGAACGAGGTCTATGATCTGTTCATCGACCTGGACGCCACCGAGGAGCAGCTGGAGCTCCCCATCCTGTATACCAACGCCAAGGCAGGCATCGCCCTGACCGACCCTGAGGGGAGCGGCACAGATCTGGAGCCGCTGTTCGAGGCGATCCTGACCGCGGTGCCGCCCCCCCGCTTCGACCCTGTCAAGCCCCTGCAGTTTCTGGTCACCACTCTGGACTACAGTGACTTCGTTGGCCGCATTGCGGTGGGCAAGGTGGTGAGCGGCCAGCTCCGGCGCGGCCAGGAGGTGCTGCTGGTGGGTGGCGACCGTCGCACGCCGGCCCGGGTCAGCCTGGTCTACACCTTCAACGATCTGGAACGGCAGGAAGGGGAGGTCGTCCAGGCCGGTGACATCGCGGCCGTCGCTGGCATCCCCTCGGTGTTCATCGGCGACACCCTCACCGATCCCGCTGACCCCCGGCCTCTCCCAGGCATTCGGGTGGAAGAGCCGACCCTGGCGATGATCTTTTCCGTGAACAGCTCGCCCCTGGCCGGCCGGGACGGCAAGTTCCTCACCTCGCGGCATCTGCGGGAGCGCTTGGACAAGGAGCTGCGGCACAATGTTTCCATCCGGGTGGAGGATGCCGAGGGCCGGGACGCCTTCCGGGTCAGCGCCCGGGGAGAGCTGCAGCTGGCGGTGCTGGTGGAGATGATGCGGCGGGAGGGGTTTGAGCTGTCCATCTCCAAGCCCCAGGTCATCACCCGCCAGAGCGACGCCGGTCTGGAGGAGCCCATGGAGCAGGCGGTGGTGGACCTGCCCGAGGAGTATGTCGGCATCGTCACCGAGAAGCTGGGCAGCCGCCGGGGCCGCATGACCAGGATGATCAACCACGGGTCGGGGCGGGTACGGCTCGAGTTCGAGGTGCCCTCCCGGGGGCTGATCGGCTTCCGGAGTCAGTTCCTCACCGATACCCGGGGCACGGGCATCCTGCATACCCTGTTCGTGGGCTACGGTCCCCACGCCGGCCCCCTGGCCGGCCGGCCGAACGGCGTGCTGGTGAGCGACCGGGCCGGCCGGGCGGTAACCTACGCCATCTACCATCTGCAGCCCCGGGGGGTGATCTTCGTCAATCCCGGGGATCCGGTCTACGACGGTATGATCGTCGGCGAGAACTCCCGGGCGGACGACATGCGGGTCAACATCACCAAGGAAAAGAAGCTCACCAACATGCGGGCCGCCGGCAGCGATGAGGCTTTGCGGCTGGTGCCCCCCCGGCGCTTCACCCTGGAGCAGGCGATGGAGTACATTGCCGAGGACGAGCTGGTGGAGGTGACGCCGGGCGCCATCCGCCTGCGCAAACGAGAGCTCGGCCGCTGA
- a CDS encoding S8 family serine peptidase, translating into MALLGLLLSASPVAAGTASDRKAAPAVIAGLTAGQPQEVLVLLDLPLRRRKALDAAGEEERQVWLARLQEETIASLAGELHESLVHYRHLPLLALRLHRLAALERLCARPSVRQVFPNERRHRLLTQSLPLVGQPWAAAGGYLGAGTTVAVLDSGIDYRLPAFGSCLAPGVGDGCRVVYARDFAPDDGMPDDGERHGTNVGGVIAAVAPAASLISLDIFGRFGGEDADILAAIDWTVGHQAQLGVRVLNLSLGSGVFPAPCGDSPYEAAFAEARAAGIVPVVAAGNEALRFGLAEPACAPSAVSVGAVYDDNLGPVRFFDCRDPVTAADRVTCYSNTAPYLTLLAPGDEIRAAGVTEGGTSQAAPHVAGALAVLAAAFPGEGPDALVARLVVAGVPVRDRRTGLVKPRLALAAALSQPAPASAELAPFFAASQRRCWGGHCQVEGELVIRNTGTVASPAAGVLILLSQNLLPDRGDTPVAWLELPVIPEGGEVRLPFGRRLASGRGPAGSRLIALVDPLGQVAELDDQNNLVVSATLR; encoded by the coding sequence TTGGCCCTGCTGGGGCTGCTCCTCTCTGCCTCGCCGGTAGCGGCCGGCACGGCGTCTGACCGCAAGGCGGCACCGGCGGTGATCGCCGGCCTAACCGCGGGTCAGCCCCAGGAGGTCCTGGTGCTTCTGGATCTGCCGCTCCGGCGGCGAAAGGCTCTGGATGCCGCCGGCGAGGAGGAGCGGCAGGTCTGGCTGGCCCGCCTGCAGGAGGAGACGATTGCGTCCCTGGCCGGCGAGCTGCATGAGTCCCTGGTCCACTACCGGCACCTGCCGCTTCTGGCGCTGCGGTTGCACCGGCTGGCCGCTCTGGAGCGCCTGTGTGCCCGGCCTTCGGTGCGCCAGGTCTTCCCCAACGAGCGCCGGCACCGGCTGTTGACCCAGAGCCTGCCCCTGGTGGGCCAACCCTGGGCAGCGGCGGGTGGCTATCTCGGCGCTGGCACCACAGTGGCAGTGCTGGACAGCGGCATCGACTACCGCCTGCCGGCCTTCGGCTCCTGCCTTGCCCCAGGAGTGGGCGACGGCTGCCGGGTGGTCTATGCCCGGGATTTTGCCCCGGACGATGGCATGCCCGACGATGGGGAGCGCCACGGCACCAACGTTGGCGGTGTTATCGCCGCCGTGGCGCCGGCCGCTTCTCTCATCAGTCTGGACATCTTCGGTCGTTTCGGGGGCGAGGATGCCGACATCCTGGCGGCGATTGACTGGACGGTAGGCCATCAGGCCCAGCTCGGGGTTCGGGTTCTGAACTTGAGCCTCGGCAGCGGTGTCTTTCCGGCCCCTTGCGGCGACAGCCCATACGAGGCGGCCTTTGCCGAGGCGCGAGCGGCTGGCATTGTGCCGGTCGTGGCGGCGGGCAACGAAGCCTTGCGGTTTGGTCTTGCCGAGCCGGCCTGTGCGCCATCGGCGGTCTCGGTGGGCGCGGTCTATGACGATAACCTGGGACCGGTGCGCTTCTTCGACTGCCGTGATCCGGTCACGGCCGCCGACCGGGTCACCTGTTACAGCAACACGGCCCCCTATCTGACGCTGCTGGCCCCGGGCGACGAGATCCGGGCCGCAGGTGTCACGGAGGGCGGCACCTCGCAGGCCGCCCCTCATGTGGCCGGGGCCCTGGCAGTGCTGGCCGCCGCCTTTCCCGGTGAGGGGCCGGACGCTCTGGTGGCACGCCTGGTGGTGGCTGGCGTGCCGGTCCGGGACCGGCGGACCGGTCTGGTGAAGCCCCGGCTGGCCCTGGCCGCCGCCCTGAGCCAGCCGGCACCGGCCAGCGCGGAGCTGGCGCCCTTCTTCGCGGCCAGCCAGCGCCGCTGTTGGGGAGGCCACTGCCAGGTGGAAGGCGAGCTGGTGATCCGCAACACCGGCACCGTGGCCAGCCCGGCCGCCGGGGTCCTGATCCTCCTTTCCCAGAACCTCCTACCGGATCGGGGGGATACGCCGGTGGCCTGGCTGGAGCTGCCGGTGATTCCCGAGGGCGGCGAGGTCCGCCTGCCCTTTGGTCGTCGCCTGGCTTCCGGCCGCGGCCCGGCCGGCAGCCGCCTCATCGCCCTGGTGGATCCCCTGGGACAGGTGGCGGAGCTGGACGACCAGAACAATTTGGTGGTCTCCGCGACCCTTCGCTAA
- a CDS encoding type II toxin-antitoxin system VapC family toxin yields the protein MKLVLDTCSYSAFAEGEERIVAAIADHGDELFFPSIVLGELAYGFLRGSRRQFNEEKLHEIISRLQIRVLSVTADVARKYSVIYQALASRGQKIPINDVWIAACCMEIGGVLLTLDRHFAVIEQIEVFPL from the coding sequence GTGAAGCTGGTCTTGGACACCTGCAGCTACAGTGCCTTTGCCGAGGGTGAAGAACGGATCGTCGCGGCCATTGCCGACCATGGCGACGAGCTCTTCTTCCCCAGCATTGTGCTGGGCGAGCTGGCTTACGGCTTCCTGCGGGGGAGCAGACGGCAGTTCAACGAGGAGAAGCTGCACGAGATCATAAGCCGTCTCCAGATCCGTGTCCTGAGCGTCACCGCCGACGTGGCCCGCAAGTACTCGGTGATCTACCAGGCCCTGGCCAGCCGCGGCCAGAAGATCCCCATCAACGATGTCTGGATAGCCGCCTGTTGCATGGAGATCGGAGGCGTACTCCTGACCCTGGACCGACATTTCGCGGTGATCGAGCAGATCGAGGTCTTCCCGCTCTAG